A window of Pullulanibacillus sp. KACC 23026 genomic DNA:
TCAAATCTATCCTCTCATTCTAAGAATACGGAAAAAACAAAGTCCTCTAATCCTAGTCCATCAAAGGGCAGCCAGGCTAAAAAGGATGAACCGCCCAAAACGGTTAAAACCGAGGCCACATTGTCAGCAGTAGGGGACGTCTTAATTCACACGCCTGTTTATAAGGACGCTCAGACTGGAAAGAATACGTACGACTTTAAACCCATGTTTACAAAGGTGAAGCCTTACCTTGAGGATTCAGATATCACGTTTGCTAACTCAGAAAGTATTATTGGCGGTGAACAATTAGGCTTATCCTCTTATCCTGCCTTCAATAGCCCTTTTGAAGTGGGGGACGCTTTAAAATCGGTGGGTGTTGATGTGGTTTCAATGGCCAATAATCATGCATTAGATAAAGGGGAACAAGGCATTCTAAATGCAACTAGCCACTGGAAGGATTTAGGAGTCGAGTATGTAGGCGCCAATAGAAATGAGAGTGACGCTCAGAGAATTAGGATTATAGAAAAGAACGGCATTAAGTTTGCTTTTCTGGCTTACACGTTTGGCACTAATGGCATTCAGGTTCCAAACGGGAAAGACTATTTAGTCAATTATATCGATAAGACTAAAATGCAAAAGGATCTGGAAAAAGCAAAAGCAGTTGCCGATGTGGTTGTAGTGAGTCTCCATTTTGGGGTGGAGTATCAACCGATGCCAAATGATGATCAAAAAGATATCGCTCAATTTGCGGTCGATCATGGTGCGGATATCATACTTGGCTCTCATCCCCATGTCCTGCAGCCTGTCCAATGGTTGACCGGCAAGGACGGACATAAAGCCTTTGTTATCTATTCAT
This region includes:
- a CDS encoding CapA family protein, whose translation is MSLVALSLLACAGQNQPKSNLSSHSKNTEKTKSSNPSPSKGSQAKKDEPPKTVKTEATLSAVGDVLIHTPVYKDAQTGKNTYDFKPMFTKVKPYLEDSDITFANSESIIGGEQLGLSSYPAFNSPFEVGDALKSVGVDVVSMANNHALDKGEQGILNATSHWKDLGVEYVGANRNESDAQRIRIIEKNGIKFAFLAYTFGTNGIQVPNGKDYLVNYIDKTKMQKDLEKAKAVADVVVVSLHFGVEYQPMPNDDQKDIAQFAVDHGADIILGSHPHVLQPVQWLTGKDGHKAFVIYSLGNFLAGQETPNTQIGGILKLTVEKTQTGDQSSIQVTDPEFLPTYITYKNWKNFKVVPMDQLTSSDAPNPKQIYKETKDRMTHWVKDLKFIKTK